ATTTCAAACTCACATTCCTAACTCAGataaaaaatatcttatacACTCACCTTTGTTAGCCTGCAAGAATTCAAATATctcgccggaaaactcaaaatcgaCATTTCCTctctcgtttcttcgaattgaaactcaaaatttgtaccaaaacactCAAAATTGGTAATAATATGAAGTAAATTTGATATTAGAACATGgatattaaaatatgatcaaTAAACATTCGAATAGTATGTCGAATTTATCGTTAACACTACATTCTCGAGTTTataattgaaagaaaagaattgaTAAGATTGGATAGGAGAGGAGAGGGAAAGaaagtatatagatataatgcattcttgagtttaataaaaagtgaaagaaatgaaaagaaaagaaagagttaattacattcttgagttttattggaaagaaaggaaaagaaaaaaagatataattttaaaaatatagcCTTTTTGGAAGAAATATTAGATGTGAAGTGAAGGGTGAAgtggtaattatatatatatattctttcctTTCTAGCCAAATCATGTCAAATTGACAAGAAAATTTTTAGTCTTAAAACATCTAATTTTTTCCTATCATCTCCTATcctttgttttataatataaattcaaGAATGAAGATTTGATGGAGtttcttactttttcttttcttaatctACGGGAAAAAAACTGTAAGAATAGAgtgtaaaagaaagaaagaaaaagaaaaacagtaAAAGGCTCAATGAATGTAGCAAAAACAAGAATAGAGGTAGGAGGGAGTGAAAAATATGAAGTGACTAAACCAGCGCGTGCATGTCGATTAGAAAAGTCCCCTCCTATCATCTGATCCATGTCTTGTCACTATCCCCCCCTTCCCCACCACCATCTTTCTTTCAGCTTTTATATCTCCGATCCCCATTTCCCCTCCTCCCCTTACCATTACACACAttttccacatatatatatatatatatctttcttactACCTTCTTATTCATTCTCATTATTTCTCTCATACCACTACCTGATCATCACCTAATTAACATGGTGTTCCAAAAGAAATGAAGGAGCGTCAACGATGGCAGCCTGAAGAAGACGCCCTTCTCCGTGCTTACGTCAGCCAATACGGCCCAACCCAATGGAATCTCATCTCTCAACGCATGTCCAAACCCTTAGACCGTGATCCTAAATCCTGTCTCGAACGTTGGAAAAACTACTTAAAACCCGGTATCAAAAAGGGATCCTTGACCCCACATGAACAATCTCTAGTCATCTCTTTACAAGCTAAATACGGTAACAAGTGGAAAAAAATCGCTTCTGAAGTCCCCGGTCGAACCGCCAAACGTCTCGGCAAGTGGTGGGAggtttttaaagaaaaacagCTCAAAAAAAACAACGCCGCCGCCGCATCCGGTGGAGGTGGTTCGGTTTCAAACACATTAGTCCCGCCGCCGTTGGCTGTCGCATCTGTCGTCTCGGGTTGTTGTTCTTCTCCCGAAAAAGCGGTTCAAGGTACTTACGACCATATTCTAGATACTTTTGCTGAGAAATACGTTCAGCCGTATTTGAATCCCGCAATGTCTAACATCAATTCCCCGATTTTATCTCTTGGTTCCGGATCCGGTTCGGGTCATGTACCCGATCCGAATGTGACGTTGCCTGGACCAGTGGCGTTGCCACCATGGATGAATATGAATGGTGCTGGTGGAAGTACTATGACGATGACGTCATCGTCTTCTTCAAAGTCAACAACGCCATCTCCTTCTGTTAGTCTGACGTTATCTCCGTCTGAACCGGTGGTGTTGGACCCGGTTCATACTGACCATCCGGTTCATTCCCGGTTTTTCCCGGTTCAGCAAGTGGGAACTTTGGTTCATTATTGTAAAGAGGTTGAGGAAGCTAAGCAGAACTGGGTTCAGCATAAGAAAGAGGCAACGTGGCGGTTGAACCGGTTGGAGCAACAATTAGAGGCCGAGAAAAACCGAAAGAGGAAAGAAAAGATGGATGAAATTGAAGCGAAAATTCGGAGTTTAAGAGAGGAAGAAACGACGTCGTTAATGAGGATGGAAAGTGAGTATAGAGAACAATTGAGTGCTTTACAAAGAGATGCAGAAGGAAAAGAAGTGAAGTTGATGGAGGCTTGGAGTAATAAGCAAATGAAGTTGAGTAAAGTTGTTGAACAAATTAATGGTGGCTTAATTCAACATCAACACATGATTAGTGGAActaatcataatcatcatcatggGTTAAGTTAAGATTAAGATGAATAATGGTGGATTACGATCCATTTTAGTATGCAGAAATTTGAGTTTAAGTGTGTTTTTATGAGATGTAATGAATGCATGGATAAttaatcttataattttgttttttcttaatttgATTGATCCATGATATTATGCATTGACTATATAATACTCAAATATAGATTATTAATAATCCATGATATAAAAAATTGGTTGACTAAAtgtaaaatattagttttccCACTGCTTTAGTGTGTGGAATTATCTCTCTTTTGAGTGAAAGTCACacaaattttgatatattttttatattgcATTAATCAAAATTATGACATGTTTGACAAATGAGaagttaatttttttcaagTTCAAATGATTACATATACATCATCATCTATTATATGTTGCCCATCTATACGAAAATTTTATGTTTGTGAAAGGGGGAATGCTAGAATTCATTCAGCACGATACCAGAAACATGTTGGTTATTCTAAAACAAAGATTTTCATTGGAAAGCCTAATTCGATTCATTACTACGCAACTTTTTTTCATGACAGTAAATTTTGAAATGTGTCATACATAGTCATGATGTTACTCGTTTTTGTTATGAGATGCATAACAACCAACACTTTTCAAAGGTCTCATAAGTTCTTAAAAGTAACTAAAtgcaataataaaataaaatatactataATGTATTTAATTGCAATTGTTATTTAAGGTATAGAGAGTGGGGATGGGATACATTGGAGTAAGTGTAAATGATGGTATGCAGTGTGGTGTCAAGAACTGTTTGATCATTTTTGTGACAACAATAACACCTACCACTTTTAATTTAAgcctttttctcttttatatgtttttcttctcaattttactccttttactttttttttaccttttccaGTTTTGCAGGCAGGAGCGAGTGAATAAGTGATGCACAGATCACCTGTTTTTTCCATTGGTGGTAGGGTCGGGGGTATTTTGGACTTCTACGCTTAACATATTCGGCCCACTTGGCCTTAGATATCATCTCGTGAAAAATAATAGTGAAAATGGTTAATTATCAATTCTCCTAAAAAaattgtgacatgtgaaaaatctagAGGTGAGATAGGAAAGAAGATTTGTGGATTATATGTGTTAGCAAGTAGATATATTATGAGGATTGGTTAGaagtatttatcatttttcaaaataatatgtTGGTGTAATATTGTAatatctctatataactaaaactaagagatgatatgtttttgttatgtaataattatcttttatttgtcATCTAAGGTTTTTGTTTAAGTgtcattttattatatacatcATTTTTGTAAGAGTTaaagataaacaataattaagaATTTTGGTAAAAAAATGAGATCATTGTCAATTATACaactaaagttatttttttctttaataaagtGTTATTAGATTTGTTATTTGTATGATTTCTTTTAagggttttatttaaaaaaaaaaaaattgtttagtTATTTTTCTAGTGATGAATTTacaaattcaaaatcatttacCATTTCTTTCTATATAACTTATGTGACATTCCTCTTATTCTGGTAAGTAAAATTTTTACTATGTAGCGTTTAGTTGTCAAGACAATTTCTTTTAAGTTATACATGTAGCTATACGTGTAATAcaaaatttcaagaaatttAATAATCATTCtactaaaataatttttaataatctaTAAGTATTAAAAGTAACCTATATTATCTACTAATTATTATATttcttcttaattattataatattatcgTTCAAATAACGGGTTTAATTCGTACATgatgataattaaataagatATAGTTTTTGGTAATGACTCTCAAGTTTGGTTTAAAGAAACCAGAAAGCTTTCTAATGTATCATTTGccttttttatatgaaatactttaataaatccatatttttataaatagttaagttataattagttaataataacttatatgtattttaacttatgataactaaataattataaagaaaaaaaatagatataagttcaataaatatgaaaaaaaataaactaatctaGTACGTAGAGGGATAAAATAGATGATTCAcgtattgtatttttttaaaaattcaacaagtaataaaaaaaaatgtcttttaAATATGGGTAATATCTAGTTATCTACAACAACTTTTTGCCATTCACAACAAATATACACATTATACTGCAtagtgtacaactgtataaacCAACCATTAttgtaaataactaaaaattgtTGTAAATTTATCACTTCTCTTTGAACACATGTTCAATTAAGAATGTCTGAAAttgctttttcttttaaaagctCTATTTGTTTATTGTAGagctttttaaacatttaagtaatataaatactttttaaaaattgtttatcTACTAATTGTAcgtgtttattttataaaaaatgcttatatgtaaaataaaataaattttaaacacCTAAAATGGCAATCATACATAGCAGGAGAGAAACTAAAGATATTCCCATATTTAAAGATTACGAGTATGGTGCTCGCGCAATACGACAGTGGTAGTGGGCACGACTGTCTAGTTTTGTCGGTGACGGTATTATttttggtggtggcggtgtcaagtctcaaatggtgtaggttgagtggaatatttaaaaatataaggacttaaagtattaattataaaaataaatgttaaaggCAATTCTGATACTtagaaattactaaaaataaaaaaaatcttttgctttataagggagtagaAATATGGAATCTATTGTCATCACTCATAAAGTCATAAGTGATTTGGAATAGGTATAATTACTTAGATAATATATATGGGGTAGAATATACATATAGAGATTTAAAATTATCAAGTTGGCTGGTTAAATGGAAGAGAACAATTGAAATATGTCATGTCGATAATGCATTTATACTTATGAAATGAAAGTTTACATAAAACTTATTAGTTGGAAGGGACCAAATACCATTACCATTACACACACCAACATAAGATTAATTATTGTCCTAGAGGAGATAGGGTCAAAAAAAAGAGGAGCATAAGCAGCTCGCTTGTTTTATTCATTACTAGTTTTCAGGATCATGCTTTGCACGGGTAGactctaaaaatatataaaaaaaaaattatgtcaaaatgattataaaaataaaataaataaaagtt
The Erigeron canadensis isolate Cc75 chromosome 2, C_canadensis_v1, whole genome shotgun sequence DNA segment above includes these coding regions:
- the LOC122587408 gene encoding transcription factor AS1-like gives rise to the protein MKERQRWQPEEDALLRAYVSQYGPTQWNLISQRMSKPLDRDPKSCLERWKNYLKPGIKKGSLTPHEQSLVISLQAKYGNKWKKIASEVPGRTAKRLGKWWEVFKEKQLKKNNAAAASGGGGSVSNTLVPPPLAVASVVSGCCSSPEKAVQGTYDHILDTFAEKYVQPYLNPAMSNINSPILSLGSGSGSGHVPDPNVTLPGPVALPPWMNMNGAGGSTMTMTSSSSSKSTTPSPSVSLTLSPSEPVVLDPVHTDHPVHSRFFPVQQVGTLVHYCKEVEEAKQNWVQHKKEATWRLNRLEQQLEAEKNRKRKEKMDEIEAKIRSLREEETTSLMRMESEYREQLSALQRDAEGKEVKLMEAWSNKQMKLSKVVEQINGGLIQHQHMISGTNHNHHHGLS